In bacterium, the following proteins share a genomic window:
- a CDS encoding anaerobic sulfatase maturase translates to MKRISSILIKPVSSDCNARCTYCFYRRPLDPYKGDKSHIMSDDVLESLISQYLKMSGQMAIFSWQGGEPTLAGLDFYEKVIKLEIKYSKPGQIIGNALQTNALLIDEDWASFFKEYNFLMGVSLDGPKEVHEFYRGRGSFERVMEAINILKAYDVEFNILTVISDVNQDKGRELLDFFLSQELFYLQFIPCVERDYQTNEVTPFSVNPDGFAKFLKKTFDKWFNKGNPFFSLRDFENILMIYMGLEPELCQYKKECGDYVVVEYNGDVYPCDFFVFKEWRLGNIMEKPLEEIISNNEVFERFKKLKTSDYEECSKCKWRLICNKGCPRFRVNYKGEIVGHNYLCSAYKEFFSYSEKRFKELASRTKSGY, encoded by the coding sequence CTGAAGAGAATCTCCTCAATCCTTATAAAACCCGTTTCCTCAGATTGCAATGCTCGCTGCACCTATTGTTTTTATCGTCGCCCTTTAGACCCTTATAAAGGCGATAAATCACATATAATGAGCGACGATGTATTGGAGAGCTTGATATCCCAATATCTGAAAATGAGCGGTCAGATGGCGATTTTCTCCTGGCAGGGTGGCGAGCCAACCCTTGCGGGGCTTGATTTCTACGAAAAAGTGATAAAATTAGAGATAAAATACAGCAAACCGGGACAGATTATCGGCAACGCCCTTCAAACAAATGCACTCCTCATAGATGAGGACTGGGCGAGTTTCTTTAAGGAATACAATTTCCTCATGGGAGTGAGCCTGGATGGACCAAAGGAGGTCCACGAGTTCTATAGGGGGAGAGGTTCTTTTGAAAGGGTTATGGAAGCTATAAACATCTTGAAAGCTTATGATGTGGAATTCAATATCCTAACAGTGATAAGCGATGTGAATCAGGACAAGGGAAGGGAACTCCTTGATTTCTTCCTCTCCCAAGAGCTCTTTTATCTTCAATTCATCCCCTGCGTGGAGAGGGATTATCAGACTAACGAGGTAACGCCTTTTTCCGTGAATCCAGATGGATTCGCCAAGTTCCTTAAAAAGACATTTGATAAATGGTTCAATAAAGGCAATCCTTTCTTTTCCCTAAGGGATTTTGAAAACATCCTTATGATTTATATGGGGCTTGAGCCAGAGCTTTGCCAATACAAGAAGGAGTGCGGAGATTATGTGGTAGTGGAATATAACGGAGATGTTTATCCTTGCGATTTCTTCGTCTTTAAAGAATGGAGGTTGGGTAATATTATGGAGAAACCGCTTGAGGAAATCATCTCCAACAACGAGGTCTTTGAGAGGTTCAAAAAATTGAAGACAAGCGATTATGAGGAATGTTCAAAATGTAAGTGGAGATTAATTTGCAATAAGGGTTGTCCGAGGTTTCGTGTGAATTACAAAGGGGAAATCGTGGGGCATAATTATCTTTGTTCAGCTTATAAGGAATTCTTCTCCTATTCCGAGAAGAGATTCAAGGAAC